A stretch of Solea senegalensis isolate Sse05_10M linkage group LG10, IFAPA_SoseM_1, whole genome shotgun sequence DNA encodes these proteins:
- the si:dkey-30c15.13 gene encoding uncharacterized protein si:dkey-30c15.13 — protein sequence MRQNMFQEGLYHVFFNDSPSARPQTQITSHQDVHSARIHRWFSTLVNTRLLITGVVQLVAAVACILTTVTHACVSYNCSVAMTTPVWSSLFYVVAACLAMEVQRRPNKLKIMVLMVLNVFTLLFGFSALLANSLTSIQPVALNTNQQRVGSYVAKGSSIAFCIQCSLSSLYILFLSWSGLRRYSNAHTQPYSRLAQDPDETTGPLVEQVEFNL from the exons ATGAGGCAGAACATGTTTCAGGAAGGACTGTACCATGTGTTTTTTAACGATTCACCTTCAGCCCGCCCACAGACTCAGATCACCAGTCACCAGGATGTGCACAGCGCCAGGATTCATCGCTGGTTCTCCACCTTGGTGAACACCAGACTGTTAATCACTGGG gtggTTCAACTTGTCGCTGCTGTAGCCTGCATTCTAACCACGGTCACCCATGCCTGTGTGAGCTACAACTGCTCTGTCGCCATGACAACACCAGTGTGGTCAAGCCTGTTT tacGTGGTTGCTGCGTGTCTGGCAATGGAGGTGCAAAGAAGaccaaacaaattaaaa ATCATGGTCCTGATGGTTCTGAACGtcttcactctgctgtttggaTTCTCTGCTCTCCTGGCCAACAGTCTCACGTCCATACAACCTGTCGCACTCAACACCAACCAGCAG CGCGTCGGCTCATACGTCGCTAAAGGCAGCTCTATAGCATTTTGCATACAGTGTTCCCTGTCATCGCTTTACATTCTCTTCCTGTCCTGGAGTGGCCTGCGTCGCTATAGCAACGCTCACACTCAGCCCTACAGCCGCCTCGCACAG GATCCAGATGAAACCACTGGACCTTTAGTGGAACAAGTGGAGTTTAATCTGtga